From Microlunatus capsulatus, a single genomic window includes:
- a CDS encoding FAD-dependent oxidoreductase, translated as MDVLATVVVGAGQAGLSTAHHLVRLGLRPGADVVVLDADDAPGGAWQHRWDTLTMADVHGVAALPDLAVPPFSDDRPANLVVPAYFADYERRHGLGVLRPVAVERVEPAGELLRVVAGDRTWLTRTLVNATGTWRRPFVPRYPGAELFQGRQLHTHDYRGPDAFAGGHVVVVGGGASAVQLLAEVSRVAGTTWVTRRPPVWRTADFTPEAGRAAVALVEDRVRRGLPPASVVSVTGLALRAQEQDAWERGVYDRQPAPARLTATGIAWADGREQRADAVLWATGFRPDVAHLAPLHLRSAAGGIQLDGTTAVRDPRVQLVGYGPSASTIGANRAGRTAALGVLARLRAQAA; from the coding sequence GTGGACGTGCTCGCGACGGTCGTGGTCGGCGCCGGCCAGGCCGGGCTCTCGACCGCCCACCACCTGGTCCGGCTGGGGCTGCGCCCTGGCGCGGACGTCGTGGTCCTCGACGCCGACGACGCCCCGGGCGGCGCCTGGCAGCACCGCTGGGACACCCTGACCATGGCCGACGTGCACGGCGTCGCGGCGCTGCCGGACCTGGCGGTCCCGCCGTTCTCCGACGACCGGCCCGCGAACCTCGTGGTGCCCGCCTACTTCGCCGACTACGAGCGCCGCCACGGCCTGGGCGTGCTGCGCCCGGTGGCCGTCGAGCGCGTCGAGCCGGCCGGCGAGCTGCTGCGCGTCGTCGCCGGCGACCGGACGTGGCTCACCCGCACCCTCGTCAACGCCACCGGCACGTGGCGACGGCCCTTCGTGCCCCGCTACCCCGGTGCCGAGCTCTTCCAGGGCCGGCAGCTGCACACCCACGACTACCGCGGTCCCGACGCCTTCGCGGGCGGGCACGTCGTCGTGGTCGGCGGGGGCGCCTCCGCCGTGCAGCTGCTCGCCGAGGTCAGCCGCGTGGCGGGCACCACCTGGGTGACCCGGCGTCCGCCGGTCTGGCGCACCGCCGATTTCACCCCCGAGGCCGGCCGGGCCGCCGTCGCCCTGGTCGAGGACCGGGTCCGCCGCGGCCTCCCCCCGGCCAGCGTGGTCAGCGTCACCGGCCTGGCGCTCCGCGCGCAGGAGCAGGACGCCTGGGAGCGCGGCGTCTACGACCGGCAGCCGGCACCGGCCCGGCTCACCGCCACCGGGATCGCGTGGGCCGACGGCCGGGAGCAGCGGGCGGACGCCGTCCTCTGGGCCACCGGGTTCCGGCCCGACGTCGCCCACCTGGCCCCGCTGCACCTCCGCTCCGCCGCGGGCGGCATCCAGCTGGACGGCACGACGGCGGTCCGCGACCCCCGGGTCCAGCTGGTGGGCTACGGGCCCTCGGCCAGCACGATCGGGGCCAACCGGGCCGGCCGGACGGCGGCGCTGGGCGTGCTCGCCCGGCTGCGGGCGCAGGCGGCCTGA
- a CDS encoding GTP pyrophosphokinase has product MDDLQPSADTAPVLPRTDDPALLEELPDAVTLAAMQAARDRFAPFMMQYKFGMDAVMTKIAILREEFVQTHAYNPIEHVTSRLKTPERLVDKISRKGCAPTAASIRESITDIAGVRVVCSFISDTYLIFDMLAQQSDITVLQVKDYIAEPKPNGYKSLHAILEVPVFLSDGPRPVVVELQVRTIAMDFWASLEHKIYYEYRDDVPQRLLDQLTEAAAAAYTLDATMEALHQEVQGLGGRPPVPEPPQG; this is encoded by the coding sequence GTGGACGACCTGCAGCCCAGCGCCGACACCGCGCCCGTCCTGCCGAGGACCGACGACCCCGCCCTGCTCGAGGAGCTCCCCGACGCGGTGACGCTGGCCGCGATGCAGGCGGCCCGGGACCGCTTCGCGCCGTTCATGATGCAGTACAAGTTCGGCATGGACGCGGTGATGACCAAGATCGCGATCCTGCGCGAGGAGTTCGTGCAGACCCACGCCTACAACCCCATCGAGCACGTCACCTCGCGCCTCAAGACGCCGGAGCGGCTGGTGGACAAGATCAGCCGGAAGGGCTGCGCCCCGACGGCGGCCAGCATCCGGGAGTCGATCACCGACATCGCGGGCGTGCGCGTCGTGTGCAGCTTCATCTCCGACACCTACCTGATCTTCGACATGCTGGCGCAGCAGAGCGACATCACCGTGCTGCAGGTCAAGGACTACATCGCCGAGCCGAAACCCAACGGGTACAAGAGCCTGCACGCGATCCTGGAGGTCCCGGTCTTCCTGTCCGACGGGCCGCGGCCGGTCGTCGTCGAGCTGCAGGTGCGGACGATCGCGATGGACTTCTGGGCCAGCCTGGAGCACAAGATCTACTACGAGTACCGCGACGACGTCCCCCAGCGGCTGCTCGACCAGCTGACCGAGGCGGCGGCCGCCGCGTACACGCTGGACGCCACGATGGAGGCCCTCCACCAGGAGGTGCAGGGTCTGGGCGGACGCCCGCCCGTCCCCGAGCCGCCGCAGGGCTGA
- a CDS encoding DUF2218 domain-containing protein, with amino-acid sequence MAETWTSRADVATDAAERYAEQLASHLGRKAEVRDEPEGRRILVGDGGCLLVVGEAVLELRAEAASAESLTRVQHVVGSHLERFGQRDALVVTWRTPAP; translated from the coding sequence GTGGCTGAGACCTGGACGTCCCGCGCCGACGTCGCCACGGACGCCGCGGAGCGCTACGCCGAGCAGCTCGCCTCGCACCTCGGCCGCAAGGCCGAGGTGCGGGACGAGCCCGAGGGACGCCGCATCCTCGTCGGCGACGGCGGCTGCCTGCTGGTCGTCGGCGAGGCGGTGCTGGAGCTGCGGGCCGAGGCTGCCTCGGCCGAGTCGCTCACCCGCGTGCAGCACGTCGTCGGGTCCCACCTCGAGCGGTTCGGCCAGCGCGACGCGCTGGTCGTGACCTGGAGAACGCCCGCTCCGTGA
- a CDS encoding PadR family transcriptional regulator produces the protein MFYADEFRPHDGHTGPGPQGRRGHGGRGLRGGPDEERGRHGRGGPGPDGGGPRGGRRGGGRGRAGRGDVRIATLLLLSESPMHGYQLMQAMADRTDGAWRPSPGAVYPTIAQLEDEGLVTTEVDGGRKLVTLTAEGRAHVEEQRAGWGDPFGQVAGAAPGPDLRGPLHELHGAARQVAVSGTPAQVEAATAVLAEARRQLYLILAGEAEADRG, from the coding sequence ATGTTCTACGCAGACGAGTTCCGTCCCCACGACGGACACACCGGTCCCGGCCCGCAGGGGCGCCGCGGGCACGGCGGACGGGGCCTCCGCGGTGGCCCCGACGAGGAGCGCGGCCGGCACGGCCGCGGAGGTCCCGGGCCCGACGGCGGTGGTCCGCGCGGCGGGCGCCGCGGTGGCGGTCGGGGTCGGGCGGGGCGTGGCGACGTCCGCATCGCCACCCTGCTGCTGCTGAGCGAGAGCCCCATGCACGGCTACCAGCTCATGCAGGCCATGGCCGACCGGACCGACGGCGCCTGGCGCCCGAGCCCCGGCGCGGTCTACCCCACGATCGCCCAGCTCGAGGACGAGGGCCTGGTCACCACCGAGGTCGACGGCGGGCGCAAGCTCGTCACGCTGACCGCCGAGGGCCGCGCCCACGTCGAGGAGCAGCGCGCCGGCTGGGGCGACCCGTTCGGCCAGGTGGCGGGGGCCGCCCCCGGCCCCGACCTGCGCGGTCCCCTGCACGAGCTGCACGGTGCCGCCCGCCAGGTCGCGGTGTCGGGCACGCCGGCCCAGGTGGAGGCCGCGACCGCGGTGCTCGCCGAGGCCCGCCGGCAGCTCTACCTCATCCTGGCCGGCGAGGCGGAGGCTGACCGTGGCTGA
- a CDS encoding DUF3099 domain-containing protein, translating to MSPQVSAAKGDRPHLPHHPAPAPAVITDARGASSVELDRRVKRYSLAMAFRMACFLSMVFVDGWLRWTLLAFAVFLPYVAVVLANQADERTTPSEVEHGAPQDAPQLTTGDHAEVVEGYVVDGYVVDGDPVEGSVEDSPVRDEHLRPAA from the coding sequence ATGTCCCCACAGGTCAGCGCAGCGAAGGGCGACCGTCCGCACCTCCCCCACCACCCGGCTCCCGCACCGGCGGTCATCACCGACGCCCGCGGCGCCTCCAGCGTCGAGCTGGACCGCCGGGTCAAGCGCTACAGCCTCGCGATGGCGTTCCGGATGGCCTGCTTCCTCTCCATGGTCTTCGTCGACGGCTGGCTGCGCTGGACGCTGCTGGCCTTCGCCGTGTTCCTGCCCTACGTCGCCGTCGTGCTGGCCAACCAGGCCGACGAGCGGACGACGCCGAGCGAGGTCGAGCACGGCGCCCCCCAGGACGCCCCGCAGCTGACCACCGGCGACCACGCCGAGGTGGTCGAGGGCTACGTCGTGGACGGCTACGTCGTGGACGGCGACCCCGTCGAGGGCTCCGTCGAGGACAGCCCCGTGCGGGACGAGCACCTCCGCCCCGCCGCCTGA
- a CDS encoding class I SAM-dependent methyltransferase — protein sequence MTTGHDHAAHRHEHHHHGDHAGGPAGHQHDEVDEAGLAELLDLDGVVLHGYLDAVVSWVADAAGPDVRRVADLGAGTGTGTLALARRFPDASVVAVDASAGMLTRLADAAAAAGAGDRVRTLTADLDAGWPDLGELDVVWAALSLHHVAGAEQVMVRAREALRPGGVLAVTEMATPTRYLPDDLGVGRPGLELRLHAALDAQPAPFDRYPDWDDALTRAGFTEVERRTFELTPPRPDPATGRYARAYLSRVRPRVPDDLDADDLAVLDLLLDDASPHSLLRRGDLQVGGRRTGWLARRG from the coding sequence ATGACGACAGGACACGACCACGCCGCGCACCGGCACGAGCACCACCACCACGGTGACCACGCGGGCGGACCGGCCGGGCACCAGCACGACGAGGTCGACGAGGCGGGCCTGGCCGAGCTGCTCGACCTCGACGGGGTCGTCCTGCACGGCTACCTCGACGCGGTGGTCAGCTGGGTCGCCGACGCCGCCGGTCCGGACGTGCGCCGGGTCGCCGACCTCGGGGCGGGCACCGGCACCGGCACCCTCGCCCTCGCGCGCCGGTTCCCGGACGCCTCCGTGGTGGCCGTCGACGCGTCGGCGGGGATGCTCACCCGGCTGGCGGACGCCGCGGCCGCGGCCGGTGCCGGCGACCGGGTGCGGACGCTGACGGCTGACCTCGACGCCGGCTGGCCCGACCTCGGCGAGCTCGACGTCGTCTGGGCGGCCCTGTCGCTGCACCACGTGGCCGGGGCCGAGCAGGTCATGGTCCGTGCGCGCGAGGCGCTGCGGCCCGGCGGCGTGCTCGCGGTCACCGAGATGGCGACGCCCACCCGCTACCTGCCCGACGACCTCGGCGTGGGCCGTCCCGGCCTCGAGCTCCGGCTGCACGCCGCCCTCGACGCGCAGCCCGCCCCCTTCGACCGCTACCCCGACTGGGACGACGCCCTGACCCGCGCCGGCTTCACCGAGGTGGAGCGCCGCACGTTCGAGCTCACCCCGCCCCGGCCCGACCCGGCGACGGGGCGGTACGCGCGCGCCTACCTGAGCCGGGTCCGCCCCCGGGTGCCCGACGACCTCGACGCCGACGACCTGGCCGTGCTGGACCTGCTGCTGGACGACGCGTCGCCGCACTCCCTGCTCCGACGCGGCGACCTCCAGGTCGGCGGCCGGCGGACCGGGTGGCTCGCCCGGCGCGGCTGA
- a CDS encoding XRE family transcriptional regulator produces MTQEEVLDAVVRQRIRGLRLARGWSLDVLAARCFLSPSTLSRLETGHRRIALDQLVPIARALGTTLDQLVEAVDDEDVVIRPRRDEGRGTTTWTLTRADSAHGLTVARILLDPAASGDDDAPLGVHPGRDWFTVLAGTARLRLGERTILVEAGQAAEFSTMVPHAVQAHGGPAEVLVILDADGGRTHLLPGGATEL; encoded by the coding sequence ATGACGCAAGAAGAGGTTCTGGACGCCGTGGTCCGGCAGCGGATCCGCGGGCTGCGGCTGGCCCGCGGCTGGTCGCTCGACGTGCTCGCCGCGCGCTGCTTCCTGAGCCCGTCGACCTTGAGCCGCCTCGAGACCGGGCACCGTCGCATCGCCCTCGACCAGCTGGTGCCGATCGCCCGCGCGCTGGGGACCACCCTCGACCAGCTCGTCGAGGCCGTCGACGACGAGGACGTCGTGATCCGGCCCCGCCGCGACGAGGGGCGGGGGACGACCACCTGGACGCTCACCCGGGCGGACTCGGCGCACGGGCTCACGGTGGCCCGCATCCTGCTGGACCCGGCGGCGTCGGGTGACGACGACGCCCCGCTGGGGGTGCACCCCGGGCGCGACTGGTTCACGGTCCTCGCCGGGACGGCCCGGCTGCGGCTGGGGGAGCGGACCATCCTCGTCGAGGCCGGGCAGGCCGCCGAGTTCTCGACGATGGTGCCGCACGCCGTGCAGGCGCACGGCGGCCCGGCCGAGGTCCTCGTCATCCTCGACGCCGACGGCGGCCGCACCCACCTGCTCCCCGGAGGTGCAACCGAGCTCTGA
- a CDS encoding ArsR/SmtB family transcription factor has protein sequence MVVDQQGGDADRVFAALADATRRDIVLRVLQHAESVSALASRYAMSFAAVQKHVAVLERAGLVSKERRGREQLVSGRIDAVRAAARSLQLYEEIWRGRIGRMEDLLAEPLREDAAWLSSAPPPTPPPAP, from the coding sequence ATGGTTGTAGATCAGCAGGGCGGGGACGCGGACCGCGTGTTCGCCGCCCTGGCGGACGCCACCCGCCGCGACATCGTGCTTCGCGTGCTGCAGCACGCGGAGTCGGTGTCGGCGCTGGCGAGCCGGTACGCCATGAGCTTCGCGGCCGTGCAGAAGCACGTCGCGGTGCTCGAGCGGGCCGGTCTGGTCAGCAAGGAGCGGCGGGGGCGTGAGCAGCTGGTCTCCGGCCGGATCGACGCCGTCCGGGCCGCCGCCCGGTCGCTGCAGCTGTACGAGGAGATCTGGCGCGGTCGCATCGGCCGCATGGAGGACCTCCTCGCCGAACCCCTCCGAGAGGACGCCGCATGGCTGTCATCAGCACCACCCCCGACCCCTCCGCCCGCACCCTGA